The window CAGCGACTGCGTGCTTGGTAACGAAGCATTTCTCAAGAAGTCCATTGCGATGGCTCAGTCCAGCGATACACAAGAACGTCAACGCACGACTCGCCGCTTGAGGGCTGTCACCTGCCAAGGGATCATCACCGAAACCGCTGCCTACGAAGAAGTCGACCGGACAGGGTCCATTGGTTTTCGAAGTGCGTCCGCAGGGTGCGAGATCGCAGCACTGCTATGCCGTCGTTGCGTCGCTGGTTCAGCGGGAATTGGAAATCGACCGATGGTTTGAAACGTAGTTTGGTGGCGTCCTTCGCCTTGTGATCCACGCATGCAGTGTCGAAGGGGTTTCGCTTTGTGGCGTATGCCGAAAGGGAAAGGTGGCGGTCATCAACTCGCGACAACTGGCTTCCTTTCGGTCGACGCACTTAATGCGGCGCCGAGGTTGCACCTCTGCAGAGCCCTATCCGCCGATCATGTATTGACATTCTCGTCTGCTCATCCGGCAACAGCAACTTCGCTGCCACCGCGCCGCGACGACGAATTCGAGCTTACGGTCTCGCTCGGAGTGAATTTCCGGTGCCAATCCGCCCAGGAAGTCAGCCGACGTAACATACGCCGATCTCGCTGTGAAGCCTGACCTCGTTGTAATGATGGACATATTCCGAGATCAGCTTGGTCGCTTCGTTGGGTTTTCGTGGACAGTTCGGACCAATTCTTTCAATCTTGAGCGACTTGTGCCACCTTTCGAGCTTGCCGTTGCTCTGTGGATAGTACGGACTGGTTTTTACATGTGTCATTCCGCTGTGACGGACGAACACCTTGAAGTCACCGGCGAGGAATTGAGGACCGTTGTCGCTGATGATCCGAGGCTTCACACCGGGCCGTTTTTTCACTGCCGCCTGGTAGATGATTTCCACTTCCAGTTCGGTCATCGACTCGCGTAGTTCATGACGCACGATGTACCGGCTGTGGCCATCAAGCATCGCGGTCAAGTAGAAGAACGTTCCGCCAGCATTGATGTAGGAAATGTCGACATGCCAGTGCGCATGGGCTTTCAATGGATGTTTGAATTCGTTTCCTTTTGCGATGCCTCGTTACTTTTTCGATCCAGTCGGCCTACGACCTTGAGCACGCGATAGACCGTTGGCGGAGCGACTGTCAAGACATCATCACCGAGCTTCATGAACGTCAGTCGACGGTAGCCTTCGAGCGAGTTCTTGTCGTAAAAATGGACAATCGTCTGCTTCTCCCATCTTCCAGCCACCATTCCCTAAGAACTTTGCCGTTGTGGGCATTCACCTTGCCGGCCTTGGTCGAGCGGGGGTTTCGAAAGCCCGTTCAGCTTGGCTCATGACGGCATTGATCCCTTTTCAGCGGCCGCGAACGAGCGTCGTTTTCGTGTCCTTGTAAATCATCTCGGGAAGAAATGGGTCATCATTTGGCAGATTTCCAATTTCAAAAGAGGCAGGATAGTAATTTTGGATTGTTCATCCCAACAAAGTGCAGAATCAACGCGTTCCGAATGATCAGCCACTCAGTTCCGGAAGAATCAACTTGCAAACCTGGAACAACCGAATCACAAACTTTTGAATGTTGTAGGGCGGACATGGTTTGTATTGCATGACGAATCTCGCCAGGAGAGAATCGGTTGCCCCTCGCACTTCGCTCAATCCGCCTGTGGTGATCGCGGTTGCTCGAAGATCGCATCCATTGCGTTCTAAATCTCTTTGGAAAGCTCTTAACATGTCATGTTTCTCACGGATTCGACTCTCGATAGCGATCGTGTTGTTGGCAGCAGGGCCGTGCTTCGCTCAGCAACCTGGATCGAGGTTTTTCACGGACCAAACCGGGAAATTCCGCATTCGGGCCGTGGTGATGGACCTGGACGAAACCAATGTCAAGCTCAAGAAAGCGGATGGCGTGGAAGTGGTCGTGCCACTGAATCGCCTGTCGGACCGCGATCAAACCTTTCTGCGTGACATGCTGCAGAAATACAAAGCGATGGTTGGTGACTTTCCAATCGGGACGAAGGTCGAGATCAAGTCGACTGGAGGATGGTATCCCGGAGAGGTGCTTCAAGTTCAGCCTGGCAAATACTTCATTTCCTTTGACGACTATTCAGACCGTTGGAACAAATGGGTCACGGCAAAAGAATTGCGGCTGATTCCAGCGGAGGAGACTTCTGCGGAGATTGAGAAGGATGCTACCGATGATAAATCCAACGAACCTGAGATGGAAGCGTTCGCCAGTGTTCCCGAAGAGGCAGAGAACACTGCCGTCAGCACACCGAATGTTCCTTTATTGACGTTCGAACTGCCGCCGGCGACACCTCCAGTCTACAGTCATGAGTCGATCCAAAGCCGCCGGTTTGTCAGTCACCTCGCAGAGAACGGTTGGCAATCTCCCATCCAAACCGAAGCCGGACCGACAATCGGAAACTGGACCTTTCAGTTCGAATCGTCTCCGCTGAACAAACCGTGGGATGCATTTCTTCCCTCGGTCCACCGCCAGCGGGCTTTGTTGGTCAGGGACAATCAGTCGGTTGCACTCAACTTGACCGACGGCACCGTTGAGTGGCAGACCGATCAACTGCCTAGCAAGTTGATTCAGCCATTGGCGCTGTCGGATGACGGGCGACGTCTGATCGTTTCTCTCAATGACGAGGAATCTCGTCCCACTGGGCTTTGCGTCTATTTGATCGAAAACAGTTCGGCCAACATCGAGTGGGTCTGGCGTCCCGTTCCCGAGTCACATCAAGTGAGCCAAGTTCAATCAGCGTTCTGGCTCAAGAACGATCGCGTGGCCGTGCTCGATGAAAAACGCTTCGCGGTTTGGATGCCGGAGACGAAGTCACAACATGCCATCATCACGGCCAACAGCAAGACACCCATTGAGTTTTCGCCTGCCAGCGAGATTGCTGCCTTCTTTGTGTTTGGCCATATCACCATCTACAAAACGGATGGCATTCGAGTCTTGGCGAACACAGAACCGCTGAGATCTGGCGTGAAGAAGGTCAGTTTTGCCCCCAGTGGAAGCAAACTGATTGTCAGCGGTGCAGACGCTCCAACCATCGTTTCATTGAAAGACGGAAAGCCGCTGAAATTGGAATCCGATCTCCTATCCGATTCCGTTGTCGAATGGATCGACGATCGATACACGCTCATCGACGGAGAGTCCATCTTTGACACGAAATTCAATCGAATCGTTTGGAAGTTCAACTGCACTTTTCGTGGCAGACCGGCCGGTTCCGTCAGCACCCTGGCGGGGAAGTTGCGAATTCACAACGACCGTGAATCCAAGATTCTCATTCGAGGCTTGTTTGATGTCATTGACCCTGAAAAGCTCAAGCCACCTGCCCCCAAAGTTGCATTGGTCCGGCCTGGTGCGAAGGTTGCCATTCGCGTCGCGGGATCGTTGGCGGACAAGTATCGACAGCCCATCGAGTCTCAGTTGGAGGCGATGGCAAAGCAGAATGGCTGGATCGTGGACCCGTCCGGCCCACTCAAGCTCCGAGCCGACGTCAACGAAGTGACTGAATCCATCGAATTTGAAACGTCCAGCATCATCGGATTTGGCAAGAAGAACCAGACCATCCCGGTGACGTACGGAACGTATCGGCTCGCTATCTACGACGGTGACGAGCCACTCATGATTCGAGGTTTTCGATCGCTGGTGACCACGATGGGTGTGATTCCGCGAAGCAAAACCGTTCAACAGTGGGTCAACGAACGAAGTGAGTTTGACATCGGCAAGATCAAAACCGTCACCTTCCCAGCGACGATCGAGCCGAAGCCTGTGAAGGAAACGATCGGCTTGACGGATATCTGGACAATCCAATGAGTTCGCTGCTGATTGGTCATTCCCCGATGAGTCGCGGGTGTGCAATCGGAGTGCATCGATGGGGTTTTCCACAGCAGTCGACTTGCCTCTATCATGTGTCGCCGCCTCCGAACGGCCGGGTAGACTTGGGGCCCGGTAGATTTGGGACCCGGTAGACTTGAAAAACTGACACAGAGAGAAGACTGCGTTGTTGGAATTGAAGCATCGTGCGATGGCGTGTGACTTTGTGGTTCTCGTACCGGATGAGAATCAACGAGTCGGCAATCGGTCCGTCGCTGATGTTGTCCTGCGGCATTTAGAAGCGATCGAGGAGATTGAATCTTCGCTGACGGTCTATCGAGGTGACAGCGAGATCGCTCGGGTCAATGCGTTGGCGTCTGAAAAGCCAGTTCATTTGAAGCCCGCCACGTTTGAGCTTCTGCAGAAAGCAAACGCCCTCGCTGAACGCACCCAGGGAGCGTTCGACATCACGGCGGGGCCTCTCGTCGAAACCTGGGGGTTCACCAAACGTGAAGGTCGGAAACCCAAACCGGATGAGATCGAATCGGCTCGAGAGCGTGTCGGTTGGAAGCGTCTGATTCTGGATGTGGAGAGTCGCACCGCTCGATTCGCGGTCGAGGGCATGTCGCTGAACATGGGTGCTATTGGCAAGGGGCACGCCATCGATGTTTTGGCGGCTGCACTGCGAGCCGACGGAATGTGTGACTTTCTAATCCATGCGGGGCATAGCGAGCGTTCCAGTCTGGTTGTGACAACATGTTGCTCCTGGAGTGAGTGGCTGAGCCGTCGCGGCTTTCCGAGCCGAGCTTGACTGACCTGCTTTCACGTAATACAGTATGTTACATGAAACGAGATAGCAAGCTATCCGGCGTCCTGCACATTTTGTTGCACATGGCGGAGCTGGACGAACCGGTGACTTCGGACGATTTGTCGAAGATCATGGACACCAATCCCGTCGTAGTGCGTCGATTGATGGCTGGGCTTCGCGAGCAGCAGTACGTGCTAAGCGTCAAGGGCCACGGAGGCGGTTGGACTTTGGCGTGCGAACTGGCCGATGTCACTTTGCTGGACATCTACGAGGCGGTGGGAAGCCCGAGGTTGTTGGCGATGGGCAATCGAACGGAGGCTCCAGGATGTTTGGTGGAGCAATCCGTGAACGCCGCACTGGGCAAAACGTTTGACGAAGCCGAGCAACGGCTGCTCCGGCGGTTGGGGGAAGTCACGCTCGCCTCGCTGAGCGCCGACTGCCACCAACGCCTCAATACGAAAGGCATTTCCATCAAAGCCAAACGGAACCGACATGGACTCCAAAGCTGATTTTCTCGAAGCGGCATTTCACGCGCCGGAAGCGGTCGCGAAATACGTGGATTCGGCACCGATCGCCGTTCCGGGATTCGGGGACATGCAGCGGATGGCGGCGTTGTTGCTGGCCGAGCGGGTGCAAAGCCATGGCCGTATCCTGGTCATTGGAGCCGGCGGTGGACTCGAGTTGAAGGTGTTCGCGGAAGCGGAACCGAGCTGGGAATTTGATGGCGTGGACCCTTCTCCGGCAATGCTGCAACTTGCCGAGCAAACGCTGGGGCCGCTTGCCTCGCGAGTCAGGCTGCACGAGGGCAAAGTCGATGCTGCGCCAGAGGGTCCGTTTGATGCGGCCACGTGCATTTTGACATTGCATTTTGCAGACCTGGAAGAGCGAAAACAGATGTTGACCGCCATTCGTCAGCGGCTCAAGCCACAAGCACCGTTCATCGTGGTACACCTGAGTTTCCCTCAAACCGATGGTGCGCGCGAGCGGTTGCTCTCACGATACGCAGCCTACATGGTTCGCCCCGCCGTTGATGCCGAAAAGGCATCGCAGTTCCGAAAGGCTGTGGACGCCTATCTAACCATCCTCGAACCCCAGCGGGACGAATCGCTTTTGCAGGAAGCGGGGTTTTCGGACGTCGAACTGTTCTACGCCGGGTTCGCTTTCCGAGGCTGGGTGTCTTACGCATAAAGGCACGGCCGTTGGAGACCGGGGTTTGGTTGCGTGAGTCAAGGAAACGTAGAGCCGCAGGGAACGCGGAGCTGATCCTCGCTTGGACTCAGCGTCTTTGTATTACGATTCAACTTGCCCCTCGTAGTGGACGACGCGAGGAGTCCCCTTCACGAGAAAGCCGACGACGCGAAGAATCCTCGCGGACGCGGGGCTTCTCGCTTCGTC of the Rhodopirellula baltica SH 1 genome contains:
- a CDS encoding FAD:protein FMN transferase yields the protein MELKHRAMACDFVVLVPDENQRVGNRSVADVVLRHLEAIEEIESSLTVYRGDSEIARVNALASEKPVHLKPATFELLQKANALAERTQGAFDITAGPLVETWGFTKREGRKPKPDEIESARERVGWKRLILDVESRTARFAVEGMSLNMGAIGKGHAIDVLAAALRADGMCDFLIHAGHSERSSLVVTTCCSWSEWLSRRGFPSRA
- a CDS encoding Rrf2 family transcriptional regulator, with protein sequence MKRDSKLSGVLHILLHMAELDEPVTSDDLSKIMDTNPVVVRRLMAGLREQQYVLSVKGHGGGWTLACELADVTLLDIYEAVGSPRLLAMGNRTEAPGCLVEQSVNAALGKTFDEAEQRLLRRLGEVTLASLSADCHQRLNTKGISIKAKRNRHGLQS
- a CDS encoding SHD1 domain-containing protein; the protein is MSCFSRIRLSIAIVLLAAGPCFAQQPGSRFFTDQTGKFRIRAVVMDLDETNVKLKKADGVEVVVPLNRLSDRDQTFLRDMLQKYKAMVGDFPIGTKVEIKSTGGWYPGEVLQVQPGKYFISFDDYSDRWNKWVTAKELRLIPAEETSAEIEKDATDDKSNEPEMEAFASVPEEAENTAVSTPNVPLLTFELPPATPPVYSHESIQSRRFVSHLAENGWQSPIQTEAGPTIGNWTFQFESSPLNKPWDAFLPSVHRQRALLVRDNQSVALNLTDGTVEWQTDQLPSKLIQPLALSDDGRRLIVSLNDEESRPTGLCVYLIENSSANIEWVWRPVPESHQVSQVQSAFWLKNDRVAVLDEKRFAVWMPETKSQHAIITANSKTPIEFSPASEIAAFFVFGHITIYKTDGIRVLANTEPLRSGVKKVSFAPSGSKLIVSGADAPTIVSLKDGKPLKLESDLLSDSVVEWIDDRYTLIDGESIFDTKFNRIVWKFNCTFRGRPAGSVSTLAGKLRIHNDRESKILIRGLFDVIDPEKLKPPAPKVALVRPGAKVAIRVAGSLADKYRQPIESQLEAMAKQNGWIVDPSGPLKLRADVNEVTESIEFETSSIIGFGKKNQTIPVTYGTYRLAIYDGDEPLMIRGFRSLVTTMGVIPRSKTVQQWVNERSEFDIGKIKTVTFPATIEPKPVKETIGLTDIWTIQ
- a CDS encoding class I SAM-dependent methyltransferase, with product MDSKADFLEAAFHAPEAVAKYVDSAPIAVPGFGDMQRMAALLLAERVQSHGRILVIGAGGGLELKVFAEAEPSWEFDGVDPSPAMLQLAEQTLGPLASRVRLHEGKVDAAPEGPFDAATCILTLHFADLEERKQMLTAIRQRLKPQAPFIVVHLSFPQTDGARERLLSRYAAYMVRPAVDAEKASQFRKAVDAYLTILEPQRDESLLQEAGFSDVELFYAGFAFRGWVSYA
- a CDS encoding DDE-type integrase/transposase/recombinase → MKAHAHWHVDISYINAGGTFFYLTAMLDGHSRYIVRHELRESMTELEVEIIYQAAVKKRPGVKPRIISDNGPQFLAGDFKVFVRHSGMTHVKTSPYYPQSNGKLERWHKSLKIERIGPNCPRKPNEATKLISEYVHHYNEVRLHSEIGVCYVG